The genomic DNA cattttattaaaaattaaaaaacgtcccaacttttccggaattcgggttgtataaactTTTGTAAAACCAAATTGTTCCCTTTGATAATTAGGTTTGGAGTACGTTGATTTGTCGATTGTTTTAAATTGTGCTGAATACATATCGAGATGGAGAAAAATATCTTTACCATTCAACATACTTCTATTACATAATATGTATCATAATATGGCCTACTCTAAAAACAATCATCTTGTGGAGTCAAGAGTCTAGACTACAGTGCATTGCACTCTCATGAAGAGCATGACAGGAAATGGAAGGATTTGTCCTTGAATGAAGGAGACGGTGGAACAAATTAGTGTGCAGTCACTTGTCCCTGGGCTTTTTTCCCAGCATCCCACTATTTTCCGCTCTCCGCCTCAAATACCTCATTGCTCCATACTGATTAGTAAGAGGCCTGAGGGAGTGACGGTTGCCTTTAAATGATGCTTTTAAGACATAATAAAGCATTCAAGGGCCACTTTTAATCTTCACACTGATATCTTTTTTTATACCAGTGCTGAAGCTAGACATCCTATAGTGAGCGACACTGGTGAAATAAAGAAATGAGACCAATGTGTGGCCTCACTGCTGGTAAGTACAAATACAAATCAGCATTTAAACCTCAGTGGATTTCTGATTTTGGTATTGAAGCTTCTCGTGTGGAGGTGATGGATATGTCTTACCTCAGTTAAGACTGGAGTGATGACAGTGGACAGACTCTGGGACAGAGGCCTCTTATTGGGCTCCTGTGGAAGAAGAAAACATCACACAGTGAGATAAAGAAACCGCTTACACAGCACAGCAGTCCGATGTGGCCTTGAGCTCAGTCACCTACCTCCTCTCCTGTTGGACTGGCTCCGTTCTGCAGCTTTTTTGGGTCTTTCTCTCGAATTGTGAAGATCCAGTCATCACTGCCAAATTCATTCCCACCAGACGCCTGGCCATCCGGTTCCCTGAGTGGAACAAAGACACAAGAGAATATAAGAGGGATCCATTGAACACAAATAAAAGAAGGACAAATGAAAGTTGATGCATCAGAAATAGGGATGTTCATttcggttatttttcctaaccgacaACTGACGCTCGTTAACCAATTATTATCCGTTAactgacaagattattttaaattagaattgaagTAAATTAGAAAGGATGCGTTTCTGTGACCcgttaaaaatactaacatttgtttcctgGGGATTCATTTACATGCACAAAAAGCAAcaaacagaacatgaggattcacagGGTCTTCATATCGCATCACGCACCTGCAGCTCTTCTGGGAGCgaagaaaaacataataaagctaggcattaggcctatttctgaatgaaatcataaaatgtgacattaatAGGCTCCATGACAtacgttttttttctctctaaaaaaaatattttaaacatgtaaCGTAGCCTATTTTAACCatgcaaacctttttaaatattttgataaattactgaaaataaataaataaataattttgtaaaccgtttaactgattgaATTAATCTGTCAAAATTCTTAGCAGTCGGTTAACGGTTAAAATAAACATCCCTAATCAGAAATGTATACGCTTTTGAGAGGGCCAAACACAAGCAGGGGAGAAAAACTTTAATTGTGCAATCTAGATTATGTTAAAGACAATTATTTAACTTTGATTAGTTAACTGAGCCACTTTCTAACAAATGACTGTATAATGGAAGCTGTTAACTCTTGTTGACTCTTTAACCTTGGAGTAAAGAAATCCCAGATTATGTTCTTAGATCTTTCAAATTTCACACTCTTCATATTTGTAACTACTAACCTTTACTGGGTAGTAAAGCTTTAAAATTTCACACTGTATGTTGGGTTAACCTTAATGTTTTCACACATACATTCTTGCTAGTTGCATTAACTCAGGgttgaaaaaataaacattttgttattatttccTCACTCTCATCTCATTCCAAAAGTCTTGACtatgtttccatgtttttttatCTATGCCAATACAATACAGTATTTGAGGTCAATTTTAGGTCAATAAAAAGGTAAATATCCTTTTACgttccacagaggaaagaaacacacactgttaaggaacaacatgagggtgagtagattaTGACAGAAATATTTGTTGGGTTGATTATTTCTTTAACATTTCTAAACAGCATTTCAGTTGTGCTTTGAGTTGCGTACGAGTCAGAATCATCGGAGCTGGACTCCGCTCGGGACTGTTCGGCCTTCCAGCGCTTGTATCTGTCGATGAGCTCTGTCAGATAGGATGTTTTCTTCGCATAGCGGACGATGAGCTTGTGTTTCAGCAACTCTTTGGCTGTCGGTCTCTGAGAGAAAGATTAAAAACTATTAGATGGGTCCTTTGAGTCCCAAAACTTCAGTTTTGTCTTTTGATGCAGATGCAATTATAGTACATGCCTTGATAACCATGAAAAGATCATGACCCGAgtagcagaaataaaataagctgTTCTGCCATAAGGATCAGTGAACCAGACAGGAGGAAATGACCTCTGGGAATCCCTTATGAGCATACTCACAAAACTGGGCTCTTTGTTTAGACAGGCCTCGACAAACTCTTTCAGAGGTTTGCAGTAGCTGCCCTCCAGTGTAGGGGGGTTGTTCTTTGGAATGAGGAACAGCACCTTCATGGGGTGCAGATCGGAGTGGGGCGGCTCGCCTTTAGCCAGCTCAATCGCCGTGATGCCCAATGACCAAATGTCAGCCTGGcaggaaaagcaaaaaaaaattatgtgaacGGGCAATGTTTTCATGCCAGGTCATGTGGAAGTGGAACAGTCATAGCTCATCTAAATGAATCATATGGAAAACCTGACAAGATATTACAATTCCAAATCCAGAGCCAGACGTCTGGTGCAATGATGGATTTGTAGCTAGCAAGTCAGTCTTGGCATGTCTACAGTGACCCTCACCTTTGAGTCGTAGGCAGACTGTTTGATGACCTCTGGGGCCATCCAGAAGGGTGTGCCCACAAACGTGTTGCGTTTGATCTGCGTGTCTGTGAGCTGACCGGCCACACCGAAATCTGCCAGCTTCACTTCCCCTTGCTCTGACAATAATACATTTGCagctgaaagaaagaaacaaggaAAGGAGGTCAAGTGTGCAGAGTTAGTTATAGTGTACCAACAAACAGTGGGGTCTGGGAATCCCTCAGAGGTGCCAAAGTTGTGCTGAACAATAACATTTGACATAATGCACTTTTAGAGCCTTTATAGTTTTAACATTTCATACTGGTaatgtgtaaaatattaaatCGTTTTTACTGAGCAAATTCGATATTACCCATTTattatgatttctaaagaatAGTCAGAAACCAGAAAATTAAATCTCATTACTGTATTGACAGAActaattttaaacagttttgtgaaaaaaaaaaaaaattactaaaataaactaaaggaTTAATATTACATTGTCAACTTAatagcaaatatttattttactgtatgtaatatttagttttttaccaGCTTGCTTTAGTACAATGGCAATATAATTTtggaaatttttatttcattttgttgtcTTAATCGTATATGATAAATATCTGGATgatcaatacattttaaaatatctgtaCTTCAGCCTTTTAACAtgctgaaccccccccccccccccccccctaaatgCTAGTTtacaccaaaacaaaacaaaacaaacatttggtGTGACAATTTGATGTAATAAAAATTTTAGTTTGAAAGAACTGCTGTAAATGCCTCTGTTCAGACCAACCATACATTAGCATGCCATCATAGAGGCAGattttcttttatcttttattgcaaaaaaaacacaaa from Carassius carassius chromosome 17, fCarCar2.1, whole genome shotgun sequence includes the following:
- the LOC132161425 gene encoding serine/threonine-protein kinase 24-like: MAHSPVQGSLPGMQNLKADPEELFTKLERIGKGSFGEVFKGIDNRTQKVVAIKNIDLEEAEDEIEDIQQEITVLSQCDSPFVTKYYGSYLKDTKLWIIMEYLGGGSALDLLEPGALDETQIATILREILKGLEYLHSEKKIHRDIKAANVLLSEQGEVKLADFGVAGQLTDTQIKRNTFVGTPFWMAPEVIKQSAYDSKADIWSLGITAIELAKGEPPHSDLHPMKVLFLIPKNNPPTLEGSYCKPLKEFVEACLNKEPSFRPTAKELLKHKLIVRYAKKTSYLTELIDRYKRWKAEQSRAESSSDDSDSEPDGQASGGNEFGSDDWIFTIREKDPKKLQNGASPTGEEEPNKRPLSQSLSTVITPVLTELKEGAGDAAAATVKPEVLEQLGEAIFLAEEAYPGISDVMVAQLIQRLQRFSRGRTSSSSHQ